One segment of Belonocnema kinseyi isolate 2016_QV_RU_SX_M_011 chromosome 7, B_treatae_v1, whole genome shotgun sequence DNA contains the following:
- the LOC117176651 gene encoding uncharacterized protein LOC117176651 has protein sequence MFDIGPIQKESASSLRALVDNLSKHLRALKNLEEPVDQWDTLILHLISSKLDSSTNREWESKVISNGLTTIEELTEFILDRCQLLETVQANKPLGNSSKQNKCLSQINKRSDRSGSYLATEAKTDKCIFCNEEHNIYECQPFLNLSVPSRWNEIKKHNRCLNSLGIGHLYKFCRSRRCEECNEKQFIVTSKRSERKSGRRKTRINI, from the coding sequence ATGTTTGACATTGGTCCTATACAAAAGGAATCAGCTAGTTCACTTCGCGCTTTAGTGGATAATCTTTCAAAGCATTTACGAGcactaaaaaatttagaagaaccCGTTGATCAATGGGACACTTTGATTTTGCATCTAATTTCGTCAAAACTGGATTCATCCACAAATCGCGAGTGGGAATCAAAAGTTATATCTAACGGTTTAACAACTATAGAAGAGCTCACCGAATTTATTTTAGATAGATGTCAATTATTAGAAACGGTGCAAGCAAACAAACCTTTAGGAAATAGCAGCAAGCAAAATAAATGCCTTTCTCAAATTAATAAAAGGTCAGATCGCAGTGGTTCTTACTTGGCAACTGAAGCGAAAACAGACAAATGTATATTCTGTAACGAAGAACATAATATTTATGAATGTCAACCTTTTCTGAATTTATCTGTTCCATCAAGATGGAACGAAATCAAAAAGCATAACAGGTGTTTAAATTCTCTTGGCATAGgtcatttatataaattttgtagaTCACGTCGTTGTGAAGAATGTAATGAAAAACAATTCATTGTTACATCGAAACGATCTGAGCGGAAGAGCGGACGCAGAAAAACAAGAATCAATATCTAA